Proteins encoded within one genomic window of Fragaria vesca subsp. vesca linkage group LG1, FraVesHawaii_1.0, whole genome shotgun sequence:
- the LOC101304037 gene encoding cellulose synthase-like protein G2-like: MDQSSSTTSPMNLCHVNKLTIFINRTYTAIHSLALSFLLYYRASFFFFHDTKTPTLPWLIVFAAELTLSFHWLLSQAFYWRPVSRTVFPERLPEDDKLPAVDVFICTADPEKEPPVEVMNTVISAMALDYPPEKLHVYLSDDGGADVTLHGMREAWTFAKRWIPFCKRYKIKCRSPKAYFSAAEDENEDGDTNFIQERQIVEEKYEVFKERVREYEKHGDTGRSKRRDHPAVIEVIQDSSRNHGFEENEAKNMPLLVYVSREKRPSHAHHFKAGALNVLLRVSGVISNSPFILGLDCDMFCNDPSSARQAMCFHLDPKLSPSLALVQFPQKFHNISKNDIYDSQLRSTFTVLWQGFDGLQGPCVSGTGYYIKRLSLYGRSLKDDQKDLMELRQSFGSSNEFAKSLDGNYKPDMKMAQLAETQQQLASCTYEDGTKWGEEAGYLYASVVEDYFTGFASLHCKGWNSVYCDPPRPQFLGSGTTNLNDFLVQGTRWSSGLVDVAISKYCPLIYGLFKMSFLECMCYAWLAIFPICYFFSLWCLATIPQLCLLNGISLYPEVSNSYFWIFSFVFLSSVFRHLSEVLTTGESLQHWIYEQRIWMMKSVTSQFYGSLDAFMKKFGLREASFFPTNKVDDVEQFKRYNAGIFDFQTSALFLVPLASLFILNMASLCVGIARVVFLGELEKLFIQVFIPFYAVVVNYPIIEGMLVRKDKGRIPASITLLSATASIIFCVLGSIIFM, translated from the exons ATGGATCAGAGCTCTAGTACTACTTCCCCTATGAATCTCTGCCATGTTAACAAGCTCACAATCTTCATCAATCGAACGTACACAGCCATACACTCCCTCGCTTTATCATTCTTACTTTACTATAGAGCCTCTTTCTTCTTCTTCCATGACACCAAAACACCCACCTTACCATGGCTGATTGTCTTTGCGGCCGAGCTCACCCTTTCATTCCATTGGCTTCTAAGCCAGGCCTTTTATTGGAGGCCCGTCTCTCGAACTGTGTTCCCTGAGAGGTTGCCGGAAGATGACAAACTTCCTGCAGTTGACGTGTTCATTTGCACCGCTGATCCGGAGAAGGAGCCACCAGTGGAGGTGATGAACACTGTAATATCAGCCATGGCCCTCGACTATCCACCCGAGAAGCTTCATGTGTATTTGTCAGATGATGGCGGTGCTGATGTGACTCTGCATGGTATGAGAGAGGCTTGGACGTTTGCAAAGCGGTGGATACCATTTTGTAAGAGGTATAAGATCAAGTGCAGGTCTCCTAAAGCCTATTTCTCAGCAGCAGAGGATGAGAATGAAGATGGTGATACTAATTTCATACAAGAGAGACAAATTGTTGAG GAAAAGTACGAGGTGTTTAAGGAAAGAGTGAGAGAATATGAAAAACATGGTGACACTGGAAGAAGTAAGCGTCGAGATCATCCTGCAGTGATTGAG GTGATACAAGACAGTTCTAGGAATCATGGATTCGAAGAAAATGAAGCAAAAAACATGCCTCTCCTTGTTTATGTTTCTCGCGAGAAAAGACCTTCTCACGCCCATCACTTCAAGGCTGGAGCTCTCAATGTTCTT CTTAGGGTCTCTGGTGTGATCAGTAACTCCCCCTTCATATTAGGCCTTGATTGTGACATGTTTTGCAATGATCCAAGTTCGGCACGGCAAGCAATGTGCTTCCACCTTGATCCCAAGCTCTCACCCTCGCTAGCACTAGTTCAGTTCCCTCAGAAGTTCCACAACATCAGTAAGAATGACATCTACGACAGTCAGTTGAGATCGACATTTACG GTGCTATGGCAAGGTTTTGATGGACTTCAAGGGCCATGCGTGTCTGGTACTGGCTATTATATCAAGAGGTTGTCCTTGTATGGAAGATCCCTAAAGGATG ATCAAAAGGATCTTATGGAACTTAGACAATCGTTTGGTTCATCAAATGAGTTCGCGAAATCCCTGGATGGAAACTACAAGCCTGATATGAAAATGGCACAGTTAGCTGAGACCCAACAGCAACTGGCCTCTTGTACCTATGAAGATGGCACCAAATGGGGTGAAGAG GCTGGTTATTTATACGCGTCTGTAGTGGAAGATTATTTCACAGGGTTTGCTAGCTTGCATTGCAAGGGTTGGAATTCAGTGTATTGCGATCCACCAAGGCCTCAGTTCTTGGGCAGTGGCACTACTAATTTGAATGACTTTTTGGTCCAAGGGACAAGATGGAGTTCTGGGTTGGTTGATGTTGCTATCTCCAAATACTGCCCTCTTATATATGGCCTTTTCAAAATGTCTTTCCTTGAATGTATGTGCTATGCATGGCTAGCAATTTTTCCTATTTGCTATTTCTTCTCACTCTGGTGCCTTGCAACTATACCTCAGCTTTGCCTACTCAACGGCATTTCCTTGTACCCTGAG GTCTCAAATTCGTACTTTTGGATATTTTCTTTCGTATTCCTCTCATCTGTTTTCAGACATTTATCCGAGGTGCTCACAACAGGAGAATCATTACAACATTGGATATACGAGCAAAGAATATGGATGATGAAATCAGTTACCTCTCAGTTCTATGGTAGTCTTGATGCTTTTATGAAGAAATTTGGTTTGAGGGAAGCTAGTTTCTTCCCAACAAATAAAGTTGACGACGTTGAGCAATTCAAGCGTTACAACGCTGGGATATTTGATTTCCAAACTTCAGCACTGTTCCTTGTTCCATTGGCTTCACTGTTTATCTTGAACATGGCTTCCCTTTGTGTGGGCATTGCCAGAGTGGTCTTTCTGGGGGAGTTGGAGAAGTTGTTTATTCAAGTCTTCATTCCATTTTATGCAGTGGTGGTTAATTACCCTATCATTGAAGGAATGCTAGTAAGGAAAGACAAAGGTCGCATTCCAGCATCAATCACCCTATTGTCTGCAACAGCTTCCATCATTTTCTGCGTTTTGGGTTCAATTATTTTCATGTAG
- the LOC101304326 gene encoding cellulose synthase-like protein G3-like, producing the protein MDQSSNLPMHLCHVNKLTIFINRTYTVIHSVALSFLLYYRASFFSFFHDTGTPILPWLIVFAAELALSFEWLVTEAFRWRPVTRTVFPERLLEDDKLPSVDVFICTADPEKEPVLQVMNTVISAMALDYPPEKLHVYLSDDGGADVTLHGMREAWTFAKRWIPFCKRYKIKCRSPKAYFSAAEDENEDGNLGDTDFIQERKIVQENYEVLQERVREYARHGDSGSSKRRDHSAVIEVIQESSRNHGLEENEAKNMPLLVYVSREKRPSHATHFKAGALNVLLRVSGVLSNSPFILGLDCDMYCNDPSSARQAMCFLLDPKLSPSLAFVQFPQKFHNVSKKDIYDSQLRSIFSVQWQGIDGLQGPGVCGSGYYLKRLSLYGRSLNDDHKDLMELRQSFGPSNEFVKSLLRNYKPDMKMNQLAETQQLASCTYEDGTKWGEEAGFLYATIAEDYFTGFASLHCQGWKSVYCDPPRPQFLGSGTTNLNDYLVHVRRWTSGVLDIAFSKYSPLIHGIFKLPFLQYMCYASPLISPICQFFSLWCLATIPQLCLLNGISLYPEVSSSYFWIFTFVFLSIVSRHLYEVITTGASLRNWIYEQRIWMMTAVTCHLYGSLDAFMKKLGLSEVSFTLTNKVDDDEQLKRYNAGVFDFQTSALFLVPMASLVILNMVSFCVGIARVVFLGELEKLFIQVFIAFYVVVLNYPIIEGMLIRKDNGRIPPSVTVLSATASIIFCLLGSIIFM; encoded by the exons ATGGATCAGAGCTCTAATCTTCCTATGCATCTCTGCCATGTTAACAAGCTCACAATCTTTATTAACCGAACGTATACAGTCATACACTCCGTGGCTTTATCATTCCTGCTTTACTATAGAGCCTCTTTCTTCTCTTTCTTCCATGACACCGGAACACCCATCTTACCATGGCTGATTGTCTTCGCGGCCGAGCTCGCACTCTCCTTCGAATGGCTTGTAACAGAGGCATTTCGCTGGAGGCCCGTCACTCGAACTGTGTTCCCTGAGAGGTTGCTGGAAGATGACAAACTTCCTTCAGTAGACGTGTTCATTTGCACCGCTGATCCGGAGAAGGAGCCAGTCTTGCAGGTGATGAACACTGTAATATCAGCCATGGCACTCGACTATCCACCCGAGAAGCTTCATGTGTATTTGTCAGATGACGGCGGTGCTGATGTGACTCTGCATGGTATGAGAGAGGCTTGGACGTTTGCAAAGCGGTGGATTCCATTTTGTAAGAGGTATAAGATCAAGTGCAGGTCTCCTAAAGCCTATTTCTCAGCGGCAGAGGATGAGAATGAAGATGGTAATTTGGGAGACACTGATTTCATACAAGAGAGAAAAATTGTTCAG GAAAACTATGAGGTGCTTCAGGAAAGAGTGAGAGAATATGCAAGACATGGTGACTCTGGGAGCAGTAAGCGTCGAGATCATTCTGCAGTGATTGAG GTGATACAAGAGAGTTCTAGGAATCATGGATTAGAAGAAAATGAGGCAAAAAACATGCCTCTCCTTGTTTATGTTTCTCGTGAGAAAAGACCTTCTCATGCCACTCATTTCAAGGCCGGAGCTCTCAATGTTCTT CTTCGGGTCTCTGGTGTGTTAAGTAATTCCCCCTTCATATTAGGCCTTGATTGTGACATGTATTGCAATGATCCAAGTTCGGCACGTCAAGCAATGTGTTTCCTCCTTGATCCCAAGCTCTCACCCTCGCTAGCATTTGTTCAATTTCCTCAGAAGTTCCACAACGTCAGTAAGAAGGACATCTACGACAGTCAGTTGAGATCGATTTTTTCG GTGCAATGGCAAGGTATTGATGGACTTCAAGGGCCAGGTGTGTGCGGTTCTGGCTATTACCTCAAGAGGTTGTCCTTATATGGAAGATCCCTAAATGATG ATCATAAGGATCTTATGGAACTTAGACAATCTTTTGGTCCATCAAATGAGTTCGTAAAATCCCTGCTCAGAAACTACAAGCCTGATATGAAAATGAACCAGCTAGCTGAGACCCAACAACTAGCCTCCTGTACATATGAAGATGGCACCAAATGGGGTGAAGAG GCTGGTTTCTTATACGCTACTATAGCGGAAGATTATTTCACAGGGTTCGCTAGCTTGCATTGCCAGGGTTGGAAATCAGTGTATTGCGATCCACCAAGGCCTCAGTTCTTGGGCAGTGGCACCACTAATTTGAATGACTATTTGGTTCATGTGAGAAGATGGACTTCTGGGGTGCTTGATATTGCCTTCTCCAAATACAGCCCTCTTATACATGGCATATTTAAACTCCCTTTCCTACAATATATGTGCTATGCATCGCCCTTAATTTCCCCTATTTGCCAGTTCTTTTCACTCTGGTGCCTTGCAACTATACCTCAGCTTTGCCTACTCAATGGCATTTCCTTGTACCCTGAG GTATCAAGTTCTTATTTCTGGATATTTACATTTGTATTCCTCTCCATTGTTTCGAGACATTTATACGAGGTCATCACCACTGGAGCATCATTACGAAATTGGATATATGAGCAAAGAATATGGATGATGACTGCAGTTACATGTCACTTATATGGTAGTCTTGATGCTTTTATGAAGAAGTTGGGTTTGAGTGAAGTTAGTTTCACACTAACAAATAAAGTTGATGACGATGAGCAACTAAAGCGTTACAACGCTGGGGTATTTGATTTCCAAACCTCAGCTCTGTTCCTTGTTCCAATGGCTTCACTGGTTATCTTGAACATGGTTTCCTTCTGTGTGGGCATTGCCAGAGTGGTCTTTCTGGGGGAGTTGGAGAAGTTGTTTATTCAAGTCTTCATAGCATTTTATGTGGTGGTACTGAATTACCCTATTATAGAAGGAATGCTTATAAGGAAAGACAATGGTCGCATTCCACCATCAGTCACCGTATTGTCTGCAACAGCTTCCATCATTTTCTGCCTTTTGGGTTCAATTATTTTCATGTAG